Proteins found in one Promicromonospora sukumoe genomic segment:
- a CDS encoding tripartite tricarboxylate transporter TctB family protein: MDREPEGRAGEDAAAPTSAGEAAKALADEWAEEAPPPAGPVANLGACVVTAGVGVLGAVIAVGLGLGTPTQPGAGLWPLAISVAVVVLSLAQVVVGRRGGDGEKFSRYSWLSLVGLATLLGLVALLPVIGFEIPALLLSLVWMKFLGGESWRSAVLYSVLVVGALYGVFVGALGTNVPHLF, from the coding sequence GTGGACCGCGAACCGGAGGGTAGGGCGGGCGAGGACGCCGCCGCGCCGACGTCGGCCGGAGAAGCCGCCAAGGCGCTCGCCGACGAGTGGGCCGAGGAGGCGCCGCCGCCCGCGGGCCCGGTCGCCAACCTCGGCGCCTGTGTCGTCACGGCGGGGGTCGGCGTGCTGGGCGCGGTGATCGCCGTCGGCCTGGGCCTCGGCACGCCGACCCAGCCGGGCGCCGGCCTGTGGCCGCTCGCGATCAGCGTCGCCGTGGTGGTGCTGTCGCTCGCCCAGGTCGTCGTCGGACGGCGGGGTGGCGACGGGGAGAAGTTCTCCCGGTACTCGTGGCTCTCCCTGGTGGGCCTCGCGACCCTCCTCGGTCTCGTGGCGCTGCTGCCGGTGATCGGCTTCGAGATCCCCGCCCTGCTGCTGAGCCTGGTCTGGATGAAGTTCCTCGGCGGGGAGTCGTGGCGCTCCGCCGTCCTGTACTCGGTACTCGTGGTCGGGGCCCTCTACGGGGTCTTCGTCGGGGCACTCGGCACCAACGTCCCGCACCTCTTCTGA
- a CDS encoding tripartite tricarboxylate transporter permease, with protein sequence MESLQNVAAGFAVVLEPTNLLYCLIGVVIGMLIGVLPGLGPAATIAILLPLTYGVEPVTAIIMLAGIFYGAQYGGTITSVLLRLPGEASSVVTVLDGHAMARQGRAGTALGVAAVGSFIGGTVAIVGLTFLAPVVAGFALDFGPPEYAALALLGILLVSTIASGAKVKALIAAAIGLLLATVGRDAFTGAERFTFDSLSLADGIDFVPVAMGLFGLGEILYNLEERHRAVHAPGKVANVWPSRKDLKESSGAVTRGSVLGFFLGILPGGGATIASMAAYAAEKKRAKDPSRFGKGAIEGVAGPETANNAAATSSFIPLLTLGIPANATMALMFGALLIQGITPGPQLVTEHPELFWGVVNSMYIGNVLLLIMSIPLVGLFVRILRVRAAILAPVTALITMIGAYTINNSVFDVLLVVVFGAVGYLMKKFGFEPGPLVLAFVLGSLLESSLRRSLLMFDGSAAGFFTRPISATLLVVFVVVAVLPLIRAVRDRRAASSEAAAGDVPAKNREEESV encoded by the coding sequence GTGGAATCACTGCAGAACGTAGCCGCCGGCTTCGCCGTCGTGCTCGAACCGACCAACCTCCTGTACTGCCTCATCGGCGTGGTCATCGGCATGCTCATCGGCGTGCTGCCGGGTCTCGGCCCGGCGGCCACCATCGCCATCCTGCTGCCGCTGACGTACGGCGTGGAGCCGGTCACCGCGATCATCATGCTCGCCGGCATCTTCTACGGCGCGCAGTACGGCGGCACCATCACGTCCGTGCTGCTCCGCCTGCCGGGCGAGGCCAGCTCGGTCGTGACCGTGCTCGACGGGCACGCCATGGCCAGACAGGGCAGGGCGGGCACGGCGCTCGGCGTCGCCGCCGTCGGGTCGTTCATCGGTGGCACCGTCGCCATCGTCGGACTGACCTTCCTGGCCCCCGTCGTGGCGGGCTTCGCCCTCGACTTCGGGCCGCCCGAGTACGCGGCCCTCGCCCTGCTCGGCATCCTGCTGGTCTCGACCATCGCGTCCGGCGCGAAGGTCAAGGCCCTGATCGCCGCGGCGATCGGGCTGCTGCTGGCGACCGTCGGCCGCGACGCCTTCACGGGCGCCGAACGTTTCACGTTCGACAGCCTCAGCCTGGCCGACGGCATCGACTTCGTCCCCGTCGCCATGGGCCTGTTCGGCCTCGGCGAGATCCTCTACAACCTGGAGGAGCGGCACCGCGCCGTGCACGCGCCCGGCAAGGTCGCCAACGTCTGGCCGTCGCGCAAGGACCTCAAGGAGTCCTCGGGCGCCGTGACCCGTGGGTCCGTGCTCGGGTTCTTCCTCGGCATCCTGCCCGGCGGCGGCGCGACCATCGCCTCCATGGCCGCCTACGCGGCCGAGAAGAAGCGCGCCAAGGACCCGAGCCGCTTCGGTAAGGGCGCCATCGAGGGCGTGGCCGGGCCGGAGACGGCGAACAACGCCGCCGCCACCAGCTCGTTCATCCCGCTGCTCACCCTCGGCATCCCCGCCAACGCGACGATGGCGCTCATGTTCGGCGCGCTGCTCATCCAGGGCATCACGCCCGGGCCGCAGCTCGTCACCGAGCACCCCGAGCTGTTCTGGGGCGTCGTCAACTCGATGTACATCGGCAACGTGCTGCTGCTGATCATGTCGATCCCGCTGGTCGGCCTCTTCGTGCGCATCCTGCGGGTGCGCGCGGCGATCCTGGCGCCGGTCACGGCCCTGATCACGATGATCGGCGCCTACACGATCAACAACTCCGTGTTCGACGTCCTCCTGGTCGTCGTGTTCGGCGCCGTCGGTTACCTGATGAAGAAGTTCGGCTTCGAGCCGGGGCCGCTCGTCCTGGCGTTCGTGCTGGGCTCGCTCCTGGAGTCCAGCCTGCGGCGCTCGCTGCTGATGTTCGACGGGTCGGCCGCGGGCTTCTTCACCCGCCCCATCTCCGCGACGCTGCTGGTGGTGTTCGTGGTGGTGGCCGTGCTGCCCCTGATCCGTGCCGTCCGCGACCGGCGGGCGGCGTCGTCCGAGGCGGCGGCGGGCGACGTGCCCGCGAAGAACCGAGAGGAAGAGTCCGTATGA
- a CDS encoding universal stress protein, whose protein sequence is MSIVVGYVPTPAGEAAVRAAIAEAGLRDEELLVVNSAREGSVVETTVAAEEDLDRVLAQATEAGVRAQVVRGTHRDDFTDEILDLAEKHDASLIVIGLRRRSTVGKFIMGSVAQRILLQADHPVLAVKPPR, encoded by the coding sequence ATGAGCATCGTCGTTGGCTACGTCCCCACGCCGGCGGGGGAGGCCGCCGTCCGTGCGGCGATCGCCGAGGCCGGGCTCCGGGACGAGGAGCTCCTCGTGGTGAACTCGGCGCGGGAGGGCTCCGTCGTCGAGACGACGGTCGCCGCCGAGGAGGACCTCGACCGCGTGCTCGCGCAGGCGACCGAGGCCGGGGTGCGGGCGCAGGTGGTGCGCGGGACGCACCGTGACGACTTCACCGACGAGATCCTCGACCTCGCCGAGAAGCACGACGCGTCGCTGATCGTGATCGGCCTGCGCCGCCGCAGCACGGTCGGCAAGTTCATCATGGGCTCGGTGGCGCAGCGCATCCTGCTGCAGGCCGACCACCCGGTCCTGGCGGTCAAGCCGCCGCGCTGA
- a CDS encoding FadR/GntR family transcriptional regulator, with amino-acid sequence MAQTLSGTLVEALRTRIVNGDIAPGEKLPSEPRLAVEHQVSRTVVREAIARLNLEGLVHTRRGSGSYALTPPAEADDGGAPVARSLADRLALVEYRLALEAEAAALAATRRTSAQLAALGDRLDALASSDGHPATAMQHDFAFHRLVAEAAGNRFLLEALDRLGPQMIAMPRGRLDRSDDGGAGNGRPGGGPSGASGADPHGGGRFAGVVQEHRAVLDALAAQDPLAASAAMRVHLASSRRRLLQESGADAAG; translated from the coding sequence ATGGCCCAGACCCTGAGCGGCACCCTCGTGGAGGCGCTGCGGACCCGCATCGTCAACGGCGACATCGCCCCGGGCGAGAAGCTGCCCAGCGAGCCGCGACTTGCCGTCGAGCACCAGGTCAGCCGCACGGTGGTCCGCGAGGCCATCGCGCGGCTGAACCTGGAGGGCCTGGTCCACACGCGGCGGGGCAGCGGCAGCTACGCCCTGACCCCTCCCGCGGAGGCCGACGACGGCGGGGCGCCCGTCGCCCGGTCGCTCGCCGACCGGCTCGCCCTGGTCGAGTACCGGCTGGCCCTGGAGGCCGAGGCCGCCGCGCTCGCCGCGACCCGGCGCACGTCCGCGCAGCTCGCGGCGCTGGGCGACCGGCTCGACGCGCTCGCGTCGTCGGACGGGCATCCCGCCACCGCGATGCAGCACGACTTCGCGTTCCACCGCCTCGTCGCGGAGGCCGCGGGCAACAGGTTCCTCCTGGAGGCCCTGGACCGGCTCGGCCCGCAGATGATCGCCATGCCGCGCGGCCGCCTGGACCGGTCCGACGACGGCGGGGCGGGGAACGGCCGCCCCGGCGGCGGCCCGTCGGGCGCATCGGGCGCGGACCCGCACGGCGGCGGCCGCTTCGCCGGCGTCGTGCAGGAGCACCGCGCCGTGCTCGACGCGCTCGCCGCGCAGGACCCGCTGGCCGCGTCCGCGGCGATGCGGGTCCACCTCGCGTCGTCCCGCCGCCGTCTGCTCCAGGAATCAGGAGCCGACGCCGCCGGCTGA
- a CDS encoding L-talarate/galactarate dehydratase translates to MTYQPDAIRTVQLSTVTLPLATPISDAKVFTGRQKPMTEVVFLFAEITTEQGFEGLGFSYSKRAGGPAQYAHAKEVAQTAVGEDPNDIAKLYTKLLWAGASVGRSGVATQALAAIDIALYDLKAKRAGLPLAKLLGAHRDSVRTYNTSGGFLNASIEEVKERASRSIAEGIGGIKIKVGLPDRRTDLARVAAVREHIGADVPLMVDANQQWDRSTALRMGRRLEEFDLVWIEEPLDAYDAEGHAALAAALDTPIATGEMLASVAEHERLIEKRACDIIQPDAPRVGGITQFLRLLTLADQAGLDLAPHFAMEIHLHLAATYPREPWVEHFDWLDPLFNERLETKDGRMLVPDRPGLGVTFSEQARAWTTDTATFGPA, encoded by the coding sequence ATGACGTACCAGCCCGACGCAATCCGGACCGTGCAGCTCTCGACTGTCACGCTGCCGCTGGCCACCCCCATCTCCGACGCCAAGGTCTTCACCGGGCGGCAGAAGCCCATGACCGAGGTCGTCTTCCTGTTCGCGGAGATCACCACGGAGCAGGGGTTCGAGGGCCTCGGCTTCTCCTACTCCAAGCGCGCGGGCGGCCCCGCCCAGTACGCGCACGCCAAGGAGGTCGCCCAGACCGCCGTCGGCGAGGACCCGAACGACATCGCCAAGCTGTACACGAAGCTGCTGTGGGCGGGCGCCTCCGTGGGCCGGTCCGGCGTCGCGACCCAGGCCCTGGCCGCCATCGACATCGCCCTCTACGACCTCAAGGCCAAGCGCGCCGGCCTGCCGCTGGCCAAGCTGCTCGGCGCGCACCGCGACTCCGTGCGCACCTACAACACCTCGGGCGGCTTCCTCAACGCGAGCATCGAGGAGGTCAAGGAGCGCGCCAGCCGGTCGATCGCCGAGGGCATCGGCGGCATCAAGATCAAGGTGGGCCTGCCCGACAGGCGCACGGACCTCGCCCGCGTCGCCGCCGTCCGCGAGCACATCGGCGCGGACGTCCCGCTCATGGTCGACGCCAACCAGCAGTGGGACCGCAGCACCGCCCTGCGCATGGGCCGGCGCCTGGAGGAGTTCGACCTCGTCTGGATCGAGGAGCCCCTGGACGCGTACGACGCCGAGGGCCACGCCGCGCTCGCCGCCGCGCTGGACACCCCGATCGCGACCGGCGAGATGCTCGCCTCCGTCGCGGAGCACGAGCGGCTCATCGAGAAGCGCGCGTGCGACATCATCCAGCCGGACGCCCCGCGCGTCGGCGGCATCACGCAGTTCCTGCGGCTGCTCACGCTCGCCGACCAGGCCGGGCTGGACCTCGCGCCGCACTTCGCGATGGAGATCCACCTGCACCTGGCCGCCACGTACCCGCGCGAGCCCTGGGTGGAGCACTTCGACTGGCTCGACCCGCTGTTCAACGAGCGCCTGGAGACCAAGGACGGCCGCATGCTCGTCCCGGACCGCCCCGGCCTCGGCGTCACCTTCAGCGAGCAGGCCCGCGCCTGGACCACCGACACCGCGACCTTCGGCCCCGCCTGA
- a CDS encoding NAD-dependent epimerase/dehydratase family protein — MTSHLVLGAGPVGTALALRLAQAGRPVAVVTRSGGGPEHPRVERIVLDATDATALAEAARGADVLYNCANPGSYATWERGWPPLAAAALHAAETSGAVLVTLSNLYGYGPLKRPMTRDLPLAASDHKGRLRARLWEEALAAHRAGRVRATEARASDYIGPSVPASHGLLPMYAAATLAGKPATVMADPDQPHTWTAVDDVVSTLIALGADDRAWGSPWLVPSNPPATVREVLRELGARAGTGEPRLRRMPRGVLKAGGLVVPLLREALGVMYQFDRPFVADAAETSNVFDVRPTPWGDVLDATATVWRARAVA; from the coding sequence ATGACCTCCCACCTCGTCCTCGGTGCCGGGCCTGTCGGCACCGCGCTCGCACTCCGGCTCGCCCAGGCCGGCCGCCCCGTCGCCGTCGTGACCCGCTCCGGCGGTGGCCCGGAGCACCCGCGCGTCGAGCGGATCGTCCTGGACGCCACGGACGCGACGGCGCTCGCGGAGGCGGCCCGCGGCGCGGACGTGCTCTACAACTGCGCGAACCCCGGCTCGTACGCGACGTGGGAGCGCGGCTGGCCCCCGCTGGCCGCCGCGGCGCTGCACGCGGCCGAGACCTCGGGCGCGGTGCTCGTGACGCTCAGCAACCTCTACGGCTATGGGCCGCTCAAGCGGCCGATGACCCGCGACCTGCCGCTCGCTGCGTCGGACCACAAGGGCCGGCTGCGAGCGCGGCTGTGGGAGGAGGCGCTTGCGGCCCACCGTGCCGGGCGGGTGCGGGCCACGGAGGCGCGCGCGTCGGACTACATCGGGCCGTCGGTCCCGGCCTCGCACGGGCTGTTGCCGATGTACGCGGCGGCGACGCTCGCCGGCAAGCCCGCCACCGTCATGGCCGACCCCGACCAGCCGCACACCTGGACGGCCGTCGACGACGTGGTCTCGACCCTCATCGCCCTCGGCGCCGACGACCGGGCCTGGGGCTCGCCGTGGCTCGTGCCGTCCAACCCGCCGGCGACCGTCCGCGAGGTGCTGCGGGAGCTCGGCGCGCGGGCCGGGACGGGCGAGCCCCGGCTGCGCCGCATGCCGCGCGGCGTGCTGAAGGCCGGGGGACTCGTGGTGCCGCTCCTGCGGGAGGCGCTGGGCGTGATGTACCAGTTCGACCGGCCGTTCGTCGCTGATGCGGCGGAGACGAGCAACGTGTTCGACGTCCGTCCGACGCCGTGGGGCGACGTCCTGGACGCGACGGCCACGGTCTGGAGGGCGCGGGCTGTGGCGTGA